One window from the genome of candidate division KSB1 bacterium encodes:
- a CDS encoding NAD-dependent epimerase/dehydratase family protein yields the protein MIELEKSYRDKNVMVTGGLGFIGSTLAIRLADLGARVLVVDSLIDDYGGNLFNLHGYEDRIRINIADVRTASTMNYLVRGQHYIFNLAGQVSHLDSMEDPYTDLEINCRSQLSILESCRKFNPDLKIVFAATRQQYGKPQYLPVDERHLMMPTDVNGINKIAGEMYHLLYNNVYGIRACSLRLTNTYGPRMLLKHNRQGFVGVFIRQAMNGEEIRIFGDGQQRRDFNYVDDVVEAFLLAGADDRANGQAFNLGGTEVFKHLDFVKILLEVAGSGSYRLVPFPENKKKIDIGDYYGNYEKFRALTGWEPKVRLREGLEKTIAYFRQHKKHYWPKEK from the coding sequence ATGATCGAACTCGAGAAGTCGTATCGCGATAAAAACGTCATGGTCACCGGCGGGTTGGGCTTTATCGGCTCGACGCTGGCGATTCGTTTGGCCGATTTGGGGGCGCGGGTCCTCGTTGTCGATTCGCTCATCGACGATTATGGCGGCAATCTTTTTAATTTGCACGGGTACGAGGATCGCATTCGGATCAACATCGCCGACGTGCGCACCGCCTCGACAATGAATTATCTCGTGCGCGGCCAGCATTACATTTTCAATCTCGCCGGCCAGGTGAGTCATCTCGACAGCATGGAAGATCCGTACACCGATCTTGAAATCAATTGCCGCAGCCAGTTGTCGATTCTCGAATCGTGCCGGAAATTCAATCCGGACTTGAAAATCGTCTTCGCGGCGACGCGCCAGCAATACGGCAAGCCGCAATATCTGCCGGTTGACGAACGCCATTTGATGATGCCAACCGACGTCAACGGCATCAATAAAATTGCCGGCGAGATGTATCATTTGTTGTATAATAATGTCTATGGCATTCGCGCCTGTTCGTTGCGTTTGACCAACACCTACGGCCCGCGCATGTTGCTGAAGCATAACCGCCAGGGCTTTGTCGGCGTGTTCATCCGCCAGGCGATGAACGGAGAAGAAATCAGAATTTTTGGCGACGGCCAACAACGGCGCGATTTCAATTACGTCGATGACGTGGTTGAGGCCTTTTTGCTGGCCGGCGCCGACGATCGCGCCAACGGCCAGGCCTTCAATCTCGGCGGCACCGAAGTGTTCAAGCACCTTGATTTCGTCAAAATCTTGCTCGAGGTTGCCGGCAGCGGCTCGTACCGGCTGGTGCCGTTCCCGGAAAATAAAAAGAAAATCGACATCGGCGATTATTACGGCAATTATGAAAAATTTCGCGCGCTCACCGGCTGGGAGCCGAAAGTCCGCTTGCGCGAAGGTTTGGAAAAAACCATCGCCTATTTTCGACAGCACAAAAAGCATTATTGGCCCAAAGAAAAATGA
- a CDS encoding DegT/DnrJ/EryC1/StrS family aminotransferase, whose product MNIPFLDLSRQYVAMKNEIDAAIARVFRRAWFILGEEVEVFEQEFANYLGAQHGVGVGSGTEALHLALLACGVAPGDEVITVPNTAVPTISAISFANAVPKLVDIDPNTFTMDVRQVESAITSRTKVLMPVHLYGQTAEMKPLLDIARKHNLRVVEDACQAHGATYDGQRAGTLGDAGCFSFYPSKNLGAYGDGGFVCTNDPEIDQRLRLLRNYGQTKRYYHATKGFNSRLDEMQAAVLRAKLVYLDRWNTSRRELAKKFDGLLQDLPITLPKVATWGNHVFHLYVIRTPQRDQLCSFLAERGIQTIIHYPVPVHLQEAYRDLNVPAGALPEAEKAAREIVSLPFYPEMRGDEIELLVAAMHEFYQKRI is encoded by the coding sequence ATGAACATTCCCTTTCTTGATCTCTCCCGCCAATATGTGGCGATGAAAAACGAAATCGATGCAGCGATTGCGCGCGTCTTTCGTCGCGCCTGGTTTATTTTGGGTGAAGAAGTCGAGGTGTTTGAGCAGGAGTTTGCGAATTACCTCGGCGCCCAACACGGCGTCGGCGTCGGCTCCGGCACCGAGGCTTTGCATTTGGCCTTGCTGGCTTGCGGCGTCGCGCCGGGCGACGAAGTCATCACCGTTCCCAACACCGCAGTGCCGACGATCTCGGCGATTTCGTTCGCCAATGCTGTTCCCAAACTCGTTGACATCGATCCGAATACTTTCACGATGGATGTCCGGCAGGTCGAGTCGGCGATCACCTCGCGCACAAAAGTTTTGATGCCAGTGCATTTGTATGGCCAAACCGCCGAGATGAAACCGTTGCTCGACATTGCCCGCAAACATAACTTGCGCGTGGTCGAGGATGCCTGCCAAGCCCATGGTGCAACTTATGACGGACAAAGGGCCGGAACCCTGGGCGATGCCGGCTGCTTCAGTTTTTATCCGAGCAAAAATCTCGGCGCCTATGGCGACGGCGGCTTTGTTTGCACCAACGACCCGGAAATTGACCAGCGCTTACGCTTGCTGCGCAATTATGGTCAGACCAAACGTTACTATCACGCGACGAAGGGTTTTAACAGCCGGCTCGATGAAATGCAAGCCGCGGTGTTGCGCGCCAAACTCGTTTATCTTGACAGATGGAATACAAGCCGCCGCGAGCTGGCAAAAAAGTTTGACGGGCTTTTGCAAGATTTGCCAATAACTTTGCCGAAGGTTGCCACGTGGGGCAATCATGTCTTTCATTTGTATGTCATCCGCACACCGCAACGCGACCAGCTCTGCTCGTTTTTGGCGGAGCGCGGGATTCAGACGATCATTCACTATCCGGTGCCAGTGCATTTGCAGGAGGCGTATCGCGATTTGAACGTTCCGGCGGGCGCCTTGCCGGAGGCTGAAAAAGCGGCGCGTGAAATCGTCTCGCTGCCGTTTTATCCGGAAATGCGGGGCGATGAAATTGAATTGCTGGTTGCGGCGATGCACGAGTTTTATCAGAAACGAATTTAA
- a CDS encoding glycosyltransferase family 2 protein, translated as MTSRPGQGEVSNQAEGMNELRKRLVIVPAFNEEKNIGQVVDDILGARLGLDVVVIDDGSHDRTREIARLHGARVISLPFNLGIGGAVQTGLKFACREGYDVAIQIDGDGQHVPSEIPLLLAPLQRREADVTIGSRYIGARRYRTPLMRRAGMIIFSLVNSILIGQRITDNTSGFRAFNRRAIEFLSTIYPADYPEPEAVVMLGRNGFRLKELAVEMRPRASGESSINSLRAIYYMVKVLLAIVMDVFKSYPRQATGQSEISVL; from the coding sequence ATGACGTCAAGGCCAGGACAGGGAGAGGTTTCCAATCAGGCGGAAGGCATGAATGAGCTGCGCAAGCGATTGGTCATCGTGCCGGCGTTTAATGAGGAAAAAAATATCGGACAGGTGGTGGATGATATTTTAGGCGCGCGCCTGGGGCTGGACGTGGTGGTGATCGATGATGGCTCGCATGATCGCACCCGTGAAATTGCCCGTTTGCACGGCGCACGGGTGATATCGCTGCCCTTCAATCTCGGCATCGGTGGCGCCGTTCAAACCGGCCTCAAATTCGCTTGTCGTGAAGGTTATGATGTTGCCATTCAGATTGACGGCGACGGCCAGCACGTGCCCTCGGAAATTCCGCTGCTGCTGGCGCCGTTGCAGCGCCGGGAGGCGGATGTGACCATCGGCTCCCGCTATATCGGCGCACGCCGTTATCGCACGCCGTTGATGCGCCGCGCCGGCATGATTATTTTCTCCTTGGTAAACTCAATCTTGATCGGCCAGCGCATAACCGACAACACCTCGGGATTTCGCGCGTTCAATCGCCGCGCCATTGAATTTCTCAGCACGATTTATCCTGCCGATTATCCGGAGCCGGAGGCGGTGGTGATGCTGGGCCGCAATGGCTTTCGCTTGAAAGAATTGGCCGTCGAGATGCGCCCGCGGGCGTCGGGGGAGTCCTCCATCAACTCGCTCCGTGCGATTTACTACATGGTGAAAGTTCTGCTGGCCATCGTTATGGATGTGTTCAAATCATATCCCCGGCAGGCGACGGGGCAGAGTGAAATCAGCGTTCTTTGA
- a CDS encoding DUF2304 domain-containing protein, producing the protein MSFRIQIFAVFGSLAITAFIFELIRKRKMLEKYSLLWFGAAVVLIVLSLWRGLLEKTAAFLGVYYAPSALFIIAAFFAMAMFLHFTVVVSRLTEQNKTLAQEIGLMREELQTMRQGAGTTS; encoded by the coding sequence ATGAGCTTTCGCATTCAAATCTTCGCCGTCTTCGGGAGTCTGGCCATCACCGCATTTATCTTCGAGCTGATCCGCAAGAGAAAAATGCTGGAAAAGTACTCGCTCCTGTGGTTTGGCGCCGCCGTCGTGTTGATCGTGCTGTCGTTGTGGCGCGGTCTGCTGGAAAAAACCGCCGCTTTTCTTGGGGTTTATTATGCGCCGTCGGCCTTGTTTATCATCGCCGCCTTTTTCGCCATGGCCATGTTCTTGCACTTTACCGTCGTGGTCTCCCGGCTCACGGAGCAAAACAAAACCCTCGCCCAGGAGATTGGCTTGATGCGGGAAGAACTGCAAACCATGCGTCAAGGTGCAGGCACGACCTCATGA
- a CDS encoding glycosyltransferase family 39 protein yields MNGSTAIAKLDAWPRGVVIGVIFGIGLAVRLLLILAMPQLGDPATMDAQNYLQLAKNVAASGSFSMWRKPSAYVAPGYPFFLAAIFKIGGENLLVVKLIQAVLGAATAALVYWLALHFGRPAMALLAALMAALHPELVGITAFIYTETFFIFLLTLSLLRLARAVSSGKASHFFLSGLLFGLTTLCRSTILYFPLFVLGAVLLAAQRWLWLRRWSFFILGMMLIMAPWTARNYYHFRVFLPVATGSGDVFWTGNYLQFDGEYRYQQTQAKLREIAGDVDLITRDRILMKDAWEKIQAEPAPHAWLFIRKIFRYWLRVYEDIPHGAARQANWLVFGGLAATHYALLLLAGVGIYRCNRQDHLTKLALLFVVYYTLIHAATLAVARYRMPLLPLLAIAAAAGLVWLLQKSSQKESSSMFERIEPGRIELDLPRERR; encoded by the coding sequence ATGAATGGTTCCACGGCGATCGCCAAACTCGACGCTTGGCCGCGCGGCGTCGTCATCGGCGTCATTTTCGGCATTGGCCTGGCCGTGCGCCTCTTGCTAATTTTAGCCATGCCACAGCTCGGTGATCCCGCGACGATGGACGCGCAGAATTATCTGCAACTCGCCAAAAACGTCGCAGCGTCCGGCAGCTTTTCCATGTGGCGCAAGCCCTCCGCCTACGTCGCGCCGGGATATCCGTTTTTCCTGGCGGCTATTTTCAAAATCGGCGGTGAAAATTTATTGGTGGTGAAACTCATTCAAGCGGTTCTCGGCGCCGCAACCGCGGCCCTGGTTTACTGGCTCGCCTTGCACTTCGGCCGTCCGGCCATGGCCCTGTTGGCGGCGCTGATGGCGGCCTTGCATCCCGAATTGGTTGGAATCACCGCCTTTATTTACACGGAAACTTTTTTTATCTTTTTACTGACGCTGTCTTTGCTGCGCCTCGCCCGCGCCGTATCATCGGGAAAAGCGAGCCATTTTTTTCTAAGCGGTTTGCTCTTTGGCTTGACGACACTCTGCCGCAGCACGATACTCTATTTTCCGCTTTTTGTGCTGGGCGCCGTGTTGCTGGCGGCTCAGAGGTGGTTATGGCTGCGACGATGGAGTTTTTTTATTTTAGGCATGATGCTGATCATGGCGCCGTGGACCGCGAGAAACTATTATCATTTCCGCGTCTTCTTGCCCGTCGCCACCGGCTCTGGCGACGTGTTTTGGACCGGCAATTACCTCCAATTTGACGGCGAGTATCGTTATCAACAAACACAGGCCAAGCTGCGCGAAATAGCCGGTGACGTTGATTTGATCACGCGCGACCGAATTTTGATGAAAGACGCATGGGAAAAAATTCAGGCCGAGCCGGCGCCGCATGCCTGGCTCTTCATCCGCAAAATTTTCCGCTACTGGCTGCGGGTTTATGAAGATATTCCGCATGGCGCGGCGCGGCAGGCAAACTGGCTCGTTTTCGGCGGCCTGGCGGCGACGCATTATGCGCTCTTGCTACTTGCCGGCGTCGGAATCTACCGCTGCAATCGGCAGGACCACCTGACAAAATTAGCGCTGCTATTTGTTGTCTATTACACGCTGATTCACGCCGCGACGCTCGCCGTCGCGCGCTATCGCATGCCCCTGCTGCCGCTGCTCGCCATCGCCGCGGCGGCGGGCCTCGTTTGGCTGTTGCAAAAAAGCTCGCAAAAAGAAAGTTCCAGCATGTTTGAGCGCATTGAGCCGGGCCGGATTGAACTTGATCTTCCGAGGGAACGAAGATGA
- a CDS encoding O-antigen ligase family protein, translating to MSSKLIFFAVAGLGSAIAALVSRNPVRTLMMLMAFFYIFPVGWIFYQYTGLLLVDLPLMGVLVFALITGQRVRFFFKELTPSVLLWVLWMGVTSARAIEPGWGLAEISKWVRGYLIFVCVANFIKTEKDLRTFLFCILAGFAVEVYIGLHQWRIGPAGLAFLGEREWRPEWWRAYGTFYVPSYFGNYLIMILPILLRLLIFYKPPQKLETYIYAFLTGTGLLALYSTLARGPWISFAIVVTLMLLFTFFKSKLRPKVKWPIAVGIICVTAFAVKYIEKIELQFGEQRKTAAMTRVYLGQVALRLIQDNLLFGTGAGNYELLSANYVVPIPEYPAALLSERVHNSYLLALAENGVPGGLAFVFVLIQFLIICGKLFRSNNKFVLNLAVGGFMATAALSISFVASPDIIYDQTVMMMFLIPGTVFAGELMERRHRAALQQALLRKRREAILAKQQAEKSMGAAPSAAAPPANGRSISPRIKPGFPNTNFLH from the coding sequence ATGAGCTCCAAGCTGATCTTTTTTGCCGTCGCCGGGTTGGGCAGCGCCATCGCCGCATTGGTGAGCCGCAATCCGGTTCGCACGCTGATGATGCTGATGGCGTTCTTTTACATTTTCCCGGTGGGTTGGATTTTTTATCAGTACACCGGCCTGTTGCTCGTCGATCTGCCATTGATGGGCGTCTTGGTTTTCGCCCTGATCACCGGCCAGCGCGTAAGGTTTTTCTTCAAAGAATTGACGCCTTCCGTCCTGCTTTGGGTGTTGTGGATGGGCGTGACCTCGGCGCGCGCCATCGAGCCGGGATGGGGCCTGGCCGAAATCAGCAAGTGGGTGCGTGGTTATCTGATTTTCGTTTGCGTGGCCAACTTCATCAAAACCGAAAAAGATCTGCGGACGTTTTTATTTTGCATTCTCGCCGGTTTTGCGGTTGAAGTTTACATCGGCCTGCATCAATGGCGGATTGGCCCGGCTGGCCTGGCTTTTCTTGGCGAGCGCGAGTGGCGGCCGGAATGGTGGCGCGCCTACGGCACATTTTACGTTCCCAGTTATTTCGGCAACTATTTGATCATGATTTTGCCGATTCTCCTGCGTCTGCTGATTTTTTACAAGCCGCCGCAAAAATTGGAAACGTATATCTATGCTTTCTTGACGGGAACCGGCTTGCTGGCGCTTTACTCAACCCTGGCGCGCGGCCCGTGGATCAGTTTCGCCATTGTCGTCACCCTGATGCTGCTTTTCACCTTCTTCAAAAGCAAGCTGCGCCCCAAGGTCAAATGGCCCATCGCCGTGGGAATAATTTGTGTTACCGCCTTCGCGGTGAAATACATCGAAAAAATCGAATTGCAATTCGGCGAGCAGCGCAAAACCGCCGCCATGACCCGCGTTTATCTCGGACAGGTGGCGCTGCGATTGATTCAGGACAATCTGCTTTTCGGCACCGGCGCGGGCAATTACGAGCTGCTTTCCGCCAACTACGTCGTGCCGATTCCGGAATATCCGGCGGCGCTGCTTTCCGAGCGGGTACATAACAGCTATCTGCTGGCGCTGGCTGAAAACGGCGTGCCGGGCGGGTTGGCATTTGTTTTTGTGTTGATCCAATTCTTGATTATCTGCGGCAAGCTGTTTCGTTCCAACAACAAATTTGTTTTGAATCTGGCGGTCGGCGGCTTCATGGCGACTGCCGCGTTGTCGATTTCGTTCGTCGCCAGTCCGGATATTATTTACGATCAAACCGTGATGATGATGTTTCTGATTCCCGGCACCGTCTTCGCCGGCGAATTGATGGAGCGCCGCCATCGCGCTGCGCTGCAGCAGGCGCTGCTGCGCAAGCGGCGTGAAGCCATTCTGGCTAAACAGCAAGCGGAAAAAAGCATGGGCGCAGCGCCATCGGCCGCAGCGCCGCCGGCCAATGGCCGAAGCATTTCGCCTCGCATCAAACCGGGCTTTCCCAACACGAATTTTTTGCACTGA
- a CDS encoding glycosyltransferase yields the protein MKILMVDKYFFIKGGAERYFFELKSILERHGHQVAPFSMQHPDNFPSEWADHFVSNIEFNGHSARQKLAQAPKIISRVLYSPEAKAAITKLIERFKPDIAHLHMIDHQLSPSILHALERYGIPVLQTCHQYKLVCPSYRLLVMRENRLCEKCVTGHFYHAMLERCHKNSAAASALIAFESYLHKWMKVYDLIRLFHVPSRFLGGKLRESGISAERIWHQFYTIKLEDYPFSDIFEDYFVYYGRLSEEKGILTLLRAMPNVSRSKLVIIGEGPQRAELENFVAAHKLSNVVFAGSKSGRELTRLVSRARFVVVPSEWYDNSPLVIYESFSMGRPVIATTLGGMPELIEDGVNGRLFAPKDASGLSRIINEMLDAGESHRRAMGRAARATAEREFDPEVHYQKIYEVYKNLVN from the coding sequence GTGAAAATCTTGATGGTCGACAAATATTTTTTCATCAAAGGCGGGGCCGAACGCTATTTCTTCGAGCTCAAAAGCATCTTGGAGCGTCACGGCCATCAAGTCGCGCCGTTTTCGATGCAGCATCCGGACAATTTTCCCAGCGAGTGGGCCGATCATTTTGTCAGCAACATCGAATTCAACGGCCACAGTGCCCGGCAAAAACTCGCGCAGGCGCCGAAAATTATCAGCCGCGTCTTGTATTCGCCGGAAGCCAAGGCCGCCATCACGAAACTCATCGAGCGCTTCAAGCCGGACATCGCGCATTTGCACATGATCGACCATCAACTGTCGCCATCGATCTTGCACGCGCTCGAACGTTACGGCATTCCCGTTTTGCAAACCTGCCATCAGTACAAACTGGTTTGCCCCAGCTATCGGTTGCTGGTGATGCGGGAAAACCGCCTGTGTGAAAAATGTGTGACCGGCCATTTTTATCACGCCATGCTCGAGCGTTGCCATAAAAATTCAGCCGCCGCCAGCGCCTTGATTGCGTTCGAATCCTATTTGCACAAGTGGATGAAAGTTTACGATCTCATCCGCTTGTTTCACGTGCCCAGCCGTTTTCTCGGCGGTAAGCTGCGCGAGAGCGGCATCAGCGCAGAACGCATCTGGCATCAATTTTATACCATCAAGCTGGAAGATTATCCGTTTTCCGATATTTTTGAAGATTACTTTGTTTATTACGGCCGTTTATCCGAGGAGAAGGGCATTCTCACGCTGCTGCGGGCGATGCCAAACGTCTCGCGGTCCAAGCTCGTTATCATCGGCGAAGGCCCGCAGCGCGCCGAGCTGGAAAACTTTGTAGCCGCGCATAAATTATCCAACGTGGTTTTTGCCGGATCAAAATCCGGCCGGGAATTGACGCGCCTGGTCTCGCGCGCCCGATTCGTCGTCGTGCCGAGTGAATGGTACGACAACTCGCCGCTGGTGATTTATGAATCGTTCTCGATGGGCCGCCCGGTGATTGCCACCACCCTCGGCGGCATGCCGGAGCTGATCGAAGATGGCGTCAACGGCCGCTTGTTCGCGCCGAAAGACGCCAGCGGCCTCAGCCGCATCATCAACGAAATGCTGGACGCCGGTGAGAGCCATCGGCGCGCGATGGGCCGCGCCGCCCGCGCCACCGCCGAGCGCGAGTTCGATCCGGAAGTGCATTATCAAAAAATCTATGAAGTCTACAAAAACTTGGTTAATTAA
- a CDS encoding SGNH/GDSL hydrolase family protein, whose protein sequence is MRNATRKIKSFLLNSSLALAVLLVVLLILELLLRRYHFWGARVSWSEPDTVIAYRYTPGAEYWFGRENDHPISGRINNFGWRDRNWTLTKAPNTFRVAVLGDSFVEAFQVEQERTFLRLAEVALNHESPQRFELMNFGRSGFTTTEEFLILERDVAKFSPDLVVLFFFPENDLRDVYREFDANPMRPFFVMLPDGELVPDFSFVHSKDFKARNAINGLKQHSALFSLVIERVNLLQQDLAFKKQTVAQEAAKAATALATPVAKRLDGALSLATANPDSNYQKAFALNQAILKKINAKCRQLPAKFLLVCINLAAYHPEREQELRAIDPTFNPFFFDDTLAAFARENDIDFIGLQKFFVEEYQKTGRKLQWTHWNYEGHELVARVLANHLQKYKANFLSSASL, encoded by the coding sequence ATGCGTAACGCAACAAGGAAAATCAAATCGTTCCTGCTCAACAGCAGTCTCGCTCTGGCCGTGCTTCTGGTGGTTCTGCTCATCCTGGAATTGCTGCTGCGACGCTATCATTTTTGGGGCGCGCGAGTGTCCTGGTCGGAGCCGGACACTGTGATCGCCTATCGTTACACACCCGGCGCCGAGTATTGGTTTGGGCGCGAAAACGATCATCCGATTTCAGGGCGAATCAACAACTTCGGCTGGCGCGATCGCAATTGGACCCTCACCAAAGCGCCGAACACGTTTCGCGTCGCGGTGCTGGGCGACAGTTTTGTCGAAGCGTTTCAGGTCGAACAGGAGCGTACCTTCCTCCGCCTCGCCGAAGTCGCGCTCAATCACGAATCACCGCAACGTTTCGAGCTGATGAATTTTGGCCGCTCCGGCTTCACCACCACCGAAGAGTTCTTGATTCTCGAGCGGGATGTCGCTAAATTCTCTCCGGACCTGGTCGTTCTATTTTTCTTTCCGGAAAACGACCTTAGAGACGTCTACCGGGAATTTGATGCCAATCCGATGCGCCCTTTTTTCGTGATGTTGCCCGATGGCGAGCTGGTGCCGGATTTTTCCTTCGTTCACTCGAAGGATTTCAAAGCCAGAAACGCCATCAACGGCCTCAAGCAGCATTCGGCTTTATTTTCGCTGGTGATCGAGCGCGTCAATCTGCTGCAACAAGACCTGGCGTTTAAAAAGCAAACGGTGGCTCAAGAAGCTGCAAAAGCCGCGACAGCATTGGCGACGCCAGTTGCGAAGCGCCTCGATGGCGCGCTCAGCCTGGCGACGGCCAATCCCGACTCGAATTATCAAAAAGCGTTCGCGCTCAATCAAGCGATTCTCAAAAAGATCAACGCCAAATGCCGGCAACTGCCGGCGAAATTCTTGCTGGTGTGCATCAACCTTGCGGCGTATCATCCGGAACGCGAACAGGAATTGCGCGCCATCGATCCGACATTCAATCCGTTTTTTTTTGACGACACTTTGGCCGCCTTCGCCCGGGAGAATGACATCGATTTTATCGGCCTGCAAAAATTTTTCGTGGAAGAATATCAAAAAACCGGCCGCAAGCTGCAATGGACGCATTGGAATTACGAGGGCCACGAATTGGTGGCGCGCGTGCTGGCCAATCACCTGCAAAAGTATAAGGCAAACTTTTTGTCAAGTGCGAGTTTATGA